A stretch of Corallococcus macrosporus DNA encodes these proteins:
- a CDS encoding bifunctional methionine sulfoxide reductase B/A protein: MPFPREVSSPTRLPVARRLWPAVLVLAATLSACTEARGAPPGTKAAVTASAPVQDGRTYTKPSDAELKRTLSPLAYQVTQHEGTEPPFRNAYWNNHEEGLYVDVVSGEPLFSSRDKFESGTGWPSFTRPLDKAHVVEKRDGSLGMERVEVRSKDGDSHLGHVFEDGPEPTGLRYCINSASLRFIPVNELAAKGYGAWLPSFGRAAPGEPQGAMAPAAGAVVLAKAAAPTEAARETAYLAGGCFWGMEDILRKIPGVIETEVGYTGGSKKGATYEDVHTGETGHAEAVRVVFNPKLLTYEALLEKWFFRMHDPTTLNRQGNDVGTQYRSAIFYLSDAQKQTAEAVKARVDKSGKWSRPVVTQVTAAGEWVPAEGYHQDYLVKNPGGYTCHYLRD, encoded by the coding sequence ATGCCGTTCCCCCGTGAAGTGTCTTCCCCCACCCGGCTGCCGGTGGCCCGCCGGCTGTGGCCCGCCGTGCTGGTGCTGGCCGCCACGCTGAGCGCGTGCACCGAGGCACGCGGCGCCCCGCCCGGGACGAAGGCCGCGGTCACCGCGTCCGCCCCGGTGCAGGACGGCCGCACCTACACGAAGCCATCCGACGCGGAGCTGAAGCGGACCCTGTCCCCGCTGGCCTACCAGGTGACGCAGCACGAGGGCACCGAGCCGCCCTTCCGCAACGCGTACTGGAACAACCACGAGGAGGGGCTCTACGTCGACGTGGTCAGCGGCGAGCCGCTGTTCTCCTCGCGCGACAAGTTCGAGTCCGGCACCGGATGGCCCAGCTTCACCCGGCCCCTGGACAAGGCCCACGTGGTGGAGAAGCGCGACGGCAGCCTGGGCATGGAGCGCGTGGAGGTGCGCTCGAAGGACGGTGACTCGCACCTGGGCCACGTCTTCGAGGACGGGCCGGAGCCCACGGGCCTGCGCTACTGCATCAACTCCGCGTCGCTGCGCTTCATCCCCGTGAACGAGCTGGCCGCGAAGGGCTATGGCGCGTGGCTGCCGTCCTTCGGCCGCGCGGCCCCCGGTGAGCCCCAGGGCGCGATGGCCCCCGCCGCGGGCGCCGTGGTGCTGGCGAAGGCCGCGGCCCCCACGGAGGCCGCTCGCGAGACGGCGTACCTGGCCGGCGGGTGCTTCTGGGGCATGGAGGACATCCTCCGCAAGATTCCGGGCGTCATCGAGACGGAGGTTGGCTACACGGGCGGCTCGAAGAAGGGCGCCACCTACGAGGACGTGCACACCGGGGAGACGGGGCACGCGGAGGCCGTGCGCGTCGTCTTCAACCCGAAGCTGCTGACGTACGAGGCGCTGCTGGAGAAGTGGTTCTTCCGCATGCACGACCCGACGACGCTCAACCGCCAGGGCAACGACGTGGGCACGCAGTACCGCTCCGCCATCTTCTACCTGTCGGACGCGCAGAAGCAGACGGCGGAGGCGGTGAAGGCGCGCGTGGACAAGTCCGGCAAGTGGTCCCGCCCCGTCGTCACGCAAGTCACCGCCGCCGGCGAGTGGGTGCCCGCCGAGGGCTACCACCAGGACTACCTGGTGAAGAACCCCGGCGGCTACACCTGCCACTACCTGCGGGACTGA
- a CDS encoding FG-GAP-like repeat-containing protein, with product MRHPRMAHAGVLLFSVAGLMAMALPRMASTESRPLLDAPRASPTGLEPRAVALGDFDADGLQDVVTANHAAGTVSVLWSRGDGTLVPGGDQPTGSRPTAVAVGDFDGDGHLDVVTSHFAGTVSVLLGRGDGTFESRTEHPVGAEPTSVDVGDFDGDGRLDVVTSNEMDDSVSVLLNRGAGKFAHHRDVHTGTNPFAVAVGDVNHDGKADLVTANFVDTVSVMLGNGDGTFRPRTDFATGNAPYSVAVVDVDGDGKQDLVTANFRGRSVSVLHGDGTGTFPSRADFPVRGGPYFVAPGDFNGDGTLDLVTSNYSENTVSLLPGQGHGAFGTDTLLPTGEGPAAVAVGLLDGDLKPDVVTANARGNDVSVLRASASADLGVALTAVPRRGMSAPRLDYTLTVTQHGPDPLTRAVITVALPPGLQATTRDCHVAAGALLCEVGPLAVGDSARLRFSAPLPRSSLGLSYRITATRTDSVPADLHPANDVASQDYVSLGGLTATWW from the coding sequence ATGCGACACCCACGAATGGCCCATGCGGGCGTGCTGCTGTTCAGCGTGGCGGGGCTGATGGCCATGGCCCTGCCGCGGATGGCGAGCACCGAGTCCAGGCCACTGCTGGACGCGCCCCGCGCATCACCCACGGGGCTGGAGCCGCGCGCCGTGGCGCTGGGGGACTTCGACGCGGACGGGCTTCAGGACGTGGTCACCGCCAACCACGCCGCGGGCACGGTGTCCGTGCTGTGGAGCCGGGGGGACGGGACGCTCGTGCCCGGCGGGGATCAGCCCACCGGCTCGCGGCCCACGGCCGTCGCGGTGGGGGACTTCGACGGGGACGGGCACCTGGACGTCGTGACGAGCCACTTCGCGGGCACGGTGTCCGTGCTGCTCGGCCGGGGAGATGGGACGTTCGAGTCGCGGACCGAGCACCCCGTGGGCGCGGAGCCCACGTCCGTGGACGTCGGTGACTTCGACGGCGACGGCCGCCTGGACGTGGTGACGTCGAACGAGATGGACGACTCCGTGTCGGTGCTGCTGAACCGGGGCGCCGGGAAGTTCGCGCACCACCGGGACGTGCACACCGGCACCAACCCGTTCGCGGTGGCGGTGGGGGACGTCAACCACGACGGCAAGGCGGACCTCGTCACCGCGAACTTCGTGGACACGGTGTCGGTGATGCTGGGCAACGGCGACGGGACGTTCCGGCCGCGCACGGACTTCGCGACGGGCAACGCGCCCTACTCGGTCGCGGTGGTGGACGTGGACGGCGACGGGAAGCAGGACCTGGTCACCGCGAACTTCCGGGGCCGCAGCGTGTCCGTGCTGCACGGCGACGGCACCGGCACGTTCCCCTCGCGCGCGGACTTCCCCGTGCGGGGCGGGCCGTACTTCGTCGCGCCCGGTGACTTCAACGGCGACGGGACGCTGGACCTGGTCACCTCGAACTACAGCGAGAACACCGTGTCGCTGCTGCCCGGCCAGGGCCACGGCGCCTTCGGCACGGACACGCTGCTGCCCACCGGCGAGGGGCCCGCGGCGGTCGCGGTGGGGCTGCTCGACGGCGACCTGAAGCCAGACGTCGTGACGGCCAACGCCCGGGGCAACGACGTGTCCGTGCTGCGCGCCTCGGCCTCCGCGGACCTGGGCGTGGCCCTCACCGCCGTCCCCCGGCGAGGCATGTCCGCGCCGCGCCTGGACTACACGCTCACCGTCACCCAGCACGGACCGGATCCGCTGACCCGCGCCGTCATCACCGTGGCCCTGCCGCCGGGCCTCCAGGCCACCACCCGGGACTGCCACGTGGCCGCCGGCGCGCTCCTGTGCGAGGTGGGTCCGCTGGCCGTGGGCGACAGCGCCCGCCTGCGCTTCAGTGCGCCCCTGCCGCGCTCCAGCCTGGGCCTGTCCTACCGCATCACCGCCACGCGGACCGACAGCGTCCCGGCGGACCTCCACCCCGCCAACGACGTCGCCAGCCAGGACTACGTGTCCCTGGGCGGGCTCACGGCGACGTGGTGGTGA
- a CDS encoding class I SAM-dependent methyltransferase translates to MVTTSDRVDALLAQRARSAAEAVGVPYVERHHKLPLKKLLTDTADALVVFESAAVSLVDAEGTLRFSPGLAHLRVKQLDAGVTEDQLLRVAGLREGERVLDCTLGLGADAQVAARLVGPTGHVTALEKSPALYLLVHHGLAGLPRHPAASAVDVLHADAAEYLRTLPDGAFDVVLFDPMFERERKSSAAFEALRRHADHSPLTRETVAEARRVARRVVVLKGSRYSQDFKKLGITPEPARPNATVLWARLPGSGNPGNPGGTGNG, encoded by the coding sequence GTGGTCACCACATCGGACCGGGTGGACGCACTGCTCGCACAGCGTGCGCGGAGCGCGGCGGAGGCGGTGGGCGTGCCGTATGTGGAGCGCCACCACAAGCTGCCCCTGAAGAAGCTGCTCACCGACACGGCGGACGCGCTGGTCGTCTTCGAATCCGCGGCGGTGTCGCTGGTGGACGCGGAGGGCACGCTGCGCTTCTCACCGGGGCTCGCGCACCTGCGCGTGAAGCAGCTGGACGCGGGCGTGACGGAGGACCAGCTCCTGCGCGTCGCGGGGCTGCGCGAAGGGGAGCGCGTGCTGGACTGCACCCTGGGGTTGGGCGCGGACGCGCAGGTGGCGGCGCGGCTGGTGGGGCCCACGGGGCACGTCACCGCGCTGGAGAAGAGCCCGGCGCTCTACCTGCTGGTGCATCACGGGCTCGCGGGGCTGCCGCGCCACCCGGCGGCTTCGGCGGTGGACGTGCTGCACGCGGACGCGGCGGAGTACCTGCGCACGCTGCCGGACGGCGCGTTCGACGTGGTGCTCTTCGACCCGATGTTCGAGCGCGAGCGCAAGTCCTCCGCCGCGTTCGAGGCGCTGCGCCGCCACGCGGACCATTCGCCGCTGACGCGCGAGACGGTGGCGGAGGCCCGGCGCGTGGCCCGCAGGGTGGTGGTGCTGAAGGGGTCGCGCTACTCGCAGGACTTCAAGAAGCTGGGCATCACCCCGGAGCCGGCCCGGCCCAACGCCACGGTGTTGTGGGCTCGACTCCCCGGTTCAGGCAACCCTGGGAATCCTGGTGGAACCGGAAACGGTTGA
- a CDS encoding saccharopine dehydrogenase family protein: MAHDTKPAFDIILWGATGFTGRLVAEYLARTQDTHRAKWAIAGRDAAKLEQIRSELVKVRPEFADLPVVLADAKDAASLDAMVAKTRVIISTVGPYARYGNELVAACVRAGTDYCDLTGEVQWMRKTIDAHDARARETGARIVHTCGFDSIPSDLGTLMLQDYMREKHGGHCDQVRFHLTRMRGGFSGGTIASMMDTLAAVKADPSLKKVLTSAHALDPEPSRGTKEERDLATVKKSPDTGTWTAPFVMASVNTRVVRRSNALLGYPWGRDFFYSEVSDFGPGPKGFALAAATTAGLGGFMAVSNVDPVRELLEKHVLPAPGQGPSAAVRERGLFEVKLLGEGQSPKSGQRVKVEGKVASSGDPGYAATARMLAESALCLAFDTIPKRGGVLTPASAMGMVLVERLRKAGMTFEARDRAA, from the coding sequence ATGGCCCACGACACGAAGCCCGCTTTCGACATCATCCTGTGGGGCGCCACGGGATTCACCGGCCGCCTGGTGGCGGAGTACCTGGCGCGCACGCAGGACACCCACCGCGCGAAGTGGGCCATCGCCGGGCGCGACGCGGCGAAGCTGGAACAGATCCGCTCGGAGCTGGTGAAGGTGCGGCCGGAGTTCGCGGACCTGCCGGTGGTGCTCGCGGACGCGAAGGACGCCGCCTCGCTGGACGCGATGGTGGCGAAAACGCGCGTCATCATCTCCACCGTGGGCCCCTACGCCCGCTATGGCAACGAGCTGGTGGCCGCGTGCGTCCGCGCCGGCACCGACTACTGCGACCTGACGGGCGAGGTGCAGTGGATGCGCAAGACCATCGACGCGCACGACGCGCGGGCGCGTGAGACGGGCGCGCGCATCGTGCACACGTGCGGCTTCGACTCCATCCCCTCCGACCTGGGCACGCTCATGCTCCAGGACTACATGCGGGAGAAGCACGGCGGCCACTGCGACCAGGTGCGCTTCCACCTGACGCGCATGCGCGGCGGCTTCAGCGGCGGCACCATCGCCAGCATGATGGACACGCTGGCGGCGGTGAAGGCGGACCCCTCCCTCAAGAAGGTGCTCACCAGCGCCCACGCGCTGGACCCGGAGCCCTCGCGCGGCACGAAGGAGGAGCGCGACCTGGCCACCGTGAAGAAGAGCCCGGACACGGGCACGTGGACCGCGCCCTTCGTGATGGCGTCCGTCAACACGCGCGTCGTGCGGCGCTCCAACGCGCTCCTGGGCTACCCGTGGGGCCGCGACTTCTTCTACTCGGAGGTGTCCGACTTCGGCCCCGGGCCCAAGGGGTTCGCGCTCGCCGCCGCCACCACCGCGGGGCTGGGCGGCTTCATGGCCGTGTCCAACGTGGACCCCGTGCGCGAGCTGCTGGAGAAGCACGTGCTGCCCGCGCCGGGCCAGGGCCCGTCCGCCGCCGTGCGTGAGCGGGGCCTCTTCGAGGTGAAGCTCCTGGGCGAGGGCCAGTCCCCCAAGAGCGGCCAGCGCGTGAAGGTGGAGGGCAAGGTCGCGTCCAGCGGAGACCCGGGCTACGCGGCGACGGCGCGCATGCTCGCGGAGTCCGCGCTGTGCCTCGCCTTCGACACCATCCCCAAGCGGGGTGGTGTCCTCACCCCCGCGTCCGCCATGGGCATGGTGCTGGTGGAGCGCCTGCGCAAGGCGGGCATGACCTTCGAGGCCCGCGACCGCGCCGCCTGA
- a CDS encoding CgeB family protein: protein MSRGLRIAFFGSSLVSAYWNGAATYYRGLIRALHARGHHITFYEPDAYGRQEHRDLQDPDWARVVVYANDRGSLDACLDDAFGADVVVKASGVGTFDSYLEARVLELRRSGTQVVFWDVDAPATLERVAKDANDLFRPLIPRYDHILTYGGGAPVVNAYRELGAKRCVPIYNALDPDTHHPVAPEPRFAGDLAFLGNRLPDREARVEAFFLKAAEALPRMRMLLGGSGWEARVLPANVVRLGHVYTQDHNALNCSARAVLNIHRDSMARFGFSPATRVFEAAGAGACLITDAFEGVEQFLEPGREVLVAHSGEEVAEHVRRLTPEDARRIGQAALQRVLAEHTYTHRAVEVEAELGYRAPTQGGPA from the coding sequence ATGAGCCGCGGCCTGCGCATCGCCTTCTTTGGCTCCAGCCTGGTGTCCGCCTACTGGAACGGCGCGGCCACCTACTACCGGGGGCTCATCCGCGCCCTGCACGCGCGCGGCCACCACATCACCTTCTACGAGCCGGATGCCTACGGACGTCAGGAGCACCGCGACCTCCAGGACCCGGACTGGGCCCGCGTCGTCGTCTACGCGAACGACCGGGGCTCGCTCGACGCGTGCCTGGACGACGCGTTCGGCGCGGACGTGGTGGTGAAGGCCAGCGGCGTGGGCACCTTCGACTCCTACCTGGAGGCCCGGGTGCTGGAGCTGCGCCGCTCCGGCACGCAGGTCGTGTTCTGGGACGTGGACGCGCCCGCGACGCTGGAGCGCGTGGCGAAGGACGCGAACGACCTCTTCCGCCCGCTCATCCCGCGCTACGACCACATCCTCACGTACGGCGGCGGCGCGCCGGTGGTGAACGCGTACCGCGAGCTGGGCGCGAAGCGCTGCGTGCCCATCTACAACGCGCTGGACCCGGACACGCACCACCCCGTGGCCCCCGAGCCGCGCTTCGCCGGAGACCTGGCCTTCCTGGGCAACCGGCTGCCGGACCGCGAGGCGCGCGTGGAGGCCTTCTTCCTCAAGGCCGCGGAGGCGCTGCCCCGGATGCGCATGCTCCTGGGCGGCAGTGGCTGGGAGGCCCGCGTCCTGCCCGCCAACGTCGTGCGCCTGGGCCACGTCTACACGCAGGACCACAACGCGCTGAACTGCTCGGCGCGCGCGGTGCTCAACATCCACCGCGACAGCATGGCCCGCTTCGGCTTCTCTCCGGCCACGCGCGTGTTCGAGGCCGCGGGCGCGGGCGCCTGTCTCATCACCGACGCCTTCGAGGGCGTGGAGCAGTTCCTGGAGCCCGGCCGCGAGGTGCTGGTGGCCCACTCCGGAGAGGAGGTCGCCGAGCACGTGCGGCGCCTCACCCCGGAGGACGCGCGGCGCATCGGACAGGCCGCGCTCCAGCGCGTGCTCGCCGAGCACACGTACACGCACCGCGCGGTGGAGGTGGAGGCGGAGCTGGGCTACCGCGCCCCCACGCAGGGAGGCCCGGCGTGA
- a CDS encoding CgeB family protein, translated as MRVILFCHSLLSDWNHGNAHFLRGVVTELATRGHSVSVLEPENAWSLQNLLEEPHGMAALNEVRTFYPRVRPVRYAPDTLDLEAVLDGADLVLVHEWNPPELVRRIGEHRRDGGRFRLLFHDTHHRGVSAPEQMARYDLSHYDGVLAFGDVLRDLYVEQGWAKRAWTWHEAADVRVFHPHPRNREVRDLVWIGNWGDDERTKELHEFLLEPVHTLGLTARVHGVRYPAPALRALFDAGIEYAGWLPNHRVPLAFSQARVTVHVPRRPYTTALPGIPTIRPFEALACGIPLVSAPWEDADGLFTPGKDFLVARDGAEMRRHLSALVSDAEMRHAFAEAGLRTVLSRHTCSHRVEALLGICQSLGMSNDVLHPQSSERVFA; from the coding sequence ATGCGTGTCATCCTCTTCTGCCATTCCCTGCTGTCGGACTGGAACCACGGCAATGCCCACTTCCTGCGAGGCGTGGTGACGGAGCTGGCCACGCGCGGCCACTCCGTGAGCGTGCTCGAGCCCGAAAACGCGTGGAGCCTCCAGAACCTCCTGGAGGAACCTCACGGCATGGCCGCGCTCAACGAGGTCCGCACCTTCTATCCGCGCGTGCGCCCGGTGCGGTACGCGCCCGACACGCTGGACCTGGAGGCCGTGCTGGACGGCGCGGACCTGGTGCTCGTGCACGAATGGAACCCACCGGAGCTGGTGCGCCGCATCGGCGAGCACCGCCGCGACGGCGGCCGCTTCCGCCTCCTCTTCCACGACACCCACCACCGCGGCGTGAGCGCCCCCGAGCAGATGGCCCGCTACGACCTGTCCCACTACGACGGCGTGCTCGCCTTCGGCGACGTGCTGCGGGACCTCTATGTGGAGCAGGGCTGGGCGAAGCGCGCATGGACCTGGCACGAGGCCGCCGACGTGCGCGTCTTCCACCCGCACCCACGCAACCGCGAGGTGCGCGACCTGGTCTGGATTGGCAACTGGGGCGACGACGAGCGCACCAAGGAGCTGCACGAGTTCCTCCTGGAGCCCGTGCACACGCTGGGGCTGACGGCGCGGGTGCACGGCGTGCGCTACCCGGCCCCCGCCCTGCGCGCCCTCTTCGACGCTGGCATCGAGTACGCCGGCTGGCTGCCCAACCACCGCGTCCCCCTGGCCTTCTCCCAGGCGCGCGTCACCGTGCACGTGCCCCGGCGCCCCTACACCACCGCGCTGCCGGGCATCCCCACCATCCGCCCCTTCGAGGCGCTGGCGTGCGGCATCCCGCTGGTGTCCGCCCCCTGGGAGGACGCGGACGGCCTCTTCACGCCAGGCAAGGACTTCCTCGTCGCCCGGGACGGCGCGGAGATGCGGCGCCACCTGTCCGCGCTCGTCTCGGACGCGGAGATGCGGCACGCTTTCGCGGAGGCCGGCCTGCGCACGGTGCTGTCCCGGCACACCTGCTCACACCGCGTGGAGGCGCTGCTGGGCATCTGTCAGTCGCTGGGGATGTCCAACGACGTCCTCCACCCGCAGTCCTCCGAAAGGGTCTTCGCATGA
- a CDS encoding UDP-glucose dehydrogenase family protein, which produces MRIAVIGTGYVGLVAGTCFSESGHDVTCVDVEEAKVAALQRGELPLYEPGLEELVRRNRDAGRLRFTTDLASAVGAATVVFIAVGTPMGESGSADLQYVLAAAEAVGRALRHYTVVVDKSTVPVGTADRVHAVIARSTVHAFDVVSNPEFLKEGAALEDFLKPDRVVIGTGSERARRIMGELYAPFVRTESPILFMDTRSAELTKYAANAMLATRISFMNDVAALCERVGADADHVRRGVGADRRIGYAFLHPGIGYGGSCFPKDVRALMATARDVGLELDLLRAVEATNARQKKSLLTKALRHYGDLSRHTFAVWGLAFKPRTDDMREAPSVELIEGLLDAGARVQCHDPVAGEAARRCFSDRVSYASTCYDAAEGADGLFLVTEWSEFRHPDLRRLRSLMRRPVIFDGRNAFDPAQARDAGFTYFGVGRG; this is translated from the coding sequence ATGAGGATCGCCGTCATCGGGACGGGCTACGTGGGGCTGGTCGCGGGCACGTGCTTCTCCGAGTCCGGACACGACGTCACGTGCGTGGACGTGGAGGAGGCGAAGGTGGCGGCGCTCCAGCGCGGGGAGCTGCCCCTCTACGAGCCGGGCCTGGAGGAGCTGGTGCGCCGCAACCGCGACGCGGGGCGGCTGCGCTTCACCACCGACCTGGCTTCCGCGGTGGGCGCCGCGACGGTGGTGTTCATCGCGGTGGGCACGCCCATGGGCGAGTCCGGGAGCGCCGATCTCCAGTACGTGCTCGCCGCCGCGGAAGCAGTGGGCCGGGCGCTGCGGCACTACACGGTGGTGGTGGACAAGAGCACCGTGCCGGTGGGCACGGCGGACCGGGTCCACGCCGTCATCGCCCGCAGCACCGTGCACGCGTTCGACGTCGTCTCCAACCCGGAGTTCTTGAAAGAGGGCGCCGCGCTGGAGGACTTCCTCAAGCCGGACCGCGTCGTCATTGGCACGGGCTCCGAGCGCGCCCGCCGCATCATGGGCGAGCTGTACGCGCCCTTCGTGCGCACGGAGAGCCCCATCCTGTTCATGGACACGCGCTCCGCGGAGCTGACGAAGTACGCGGCCAACGCGATGCTCGCCACGCGCATCTCCTTCATGAACGACGTGGCCGCGCTCTGCGAGCGGGTGGGCGCGGACGCGGACCACGTGCGCCGGGGCGTGGGTGCGGACCGGCGCATCGGCTACGCGTTCCTGCACCCGGGCATCGGCTACGGCGGCAGCTGCTTCCCCAAGGACGTGCGCGCGCTGATGGCCACCGCGCGGGACGTGGGGCTGGAACTGGACCTGCTGCGCGCGGTGGAGGCCACCAACGCCCGGCAGAAGAAGAGCCTGCTCACCAAGGCGCTTCGCCACTACGGAGATTTGTCCCGCCACACCTTCGCGGTGTGGGGCCTGGCCTTCAAGCCGAGGACGGACGACATGCGCGAGGCCCCGTCCGTGGAGCTCATCGAGGGGCTGCTCGACGCGGGCGCGCGCGTGCAGTGCCATGACCCGGTGGCGGGCGAGGCCGCGCGCCGCTGCTTCTCGGACCGCGTGTCGTACGCGTCCACCTGCTACGACGCGGCGGAGGGCGCCGACGGCCTCTTCCTCGTCACCGAGTGGAGCGAGTTCCGCCACCCGGACCTGCGACGCCTGAGGTCGCTGATGCGCCGCCCGGTCATCTTCGACGGCCGCAACGCCTTCGACCCGGCGCAGGCGCGCGACGCGGGCTTCACCTACTTCGGCGTCGGCCGGGGTTGA
- a CDS encoding CgeB family protein, with product MKAPQHMHIVILGLSITSSWGNGHATTYRALVRELVRRGHDVLFLERDVPWYAAHRDPSGTWAGRTELYASLDDLRERFASEVRRADLVVVGSYVPQGVDVGAWVQGTAKGVTAFYDIDTPVTLAKLERGDFEYLAPHLVPGYQLYLSFTGGPTLQRIERELGSPAARPLYCSCDPELYGPCAGKPRWDLGYLGTYSDDRQPVLERLMLDAARSWPEGRFVVAGPQYPEGVVWPSNVERVQHLAPPEHAAFYTAQRFTLNVTRRDMVRAGYSPSVRLFEAAACGVPIISDAWEGLDAFFTPGVEILVSHDARETLGYLRELPEAERQAVALRARARVLAEHTAEHRARTLEGYAREAASGRAP from the coding sequence GTGAAGGCCCCCCAGCACATGCACATCGTCATCCTGGGGCTGTCCATCACCTCCAGTTGGGGCAACGGCCACGCCACCACCTACCGGGCGCTGGTGCGCGAGCTGGTGCGGCGCGGGCACGACGTGCTCTTCCTGGAGCGGGACGTGCCCTGGTACGCCGCGCACCGCGACCCCAGCGGCACCTGGGCCGGGCGCACGGAGCTGTACGCGAGCCTGGACGACCTGCGCGAGCGCTTCGCCTCCGAGGTCCGCAGGGCCGACCTCGTGGTGGTGGGCTCCTACGTGCCGCAGGGCGTGGACGTGGGCGCGTGGGTGCAGGGCACCGCGAAGGGCGTCACGGCCTTCTACGACATCGACACGCCGGTGACGCTGGCGAAGCTGGAGCGCGGGGACTTCGAGTACCTCGCGCCCCACCTGGTGCCCGGCTACCAGCTCTACCTGTCCTTCACCGGCGGACCCACGCTCCAGCGCATCGAACGGGAGCTGGGCTCGCCCGCGGCCCGGCCGCTGTACTGCAGCTGCGACCCGGAGCTGTACGGCCCATGCGCGGGGAAGCCCCGCTGGGACCTGGGCTACCTGGGCACGTACAGCGACGACCGGCAGCCGGTGCTGGAGCGGCTGATGCTGGACGCGGCGCGAAGCTGGCCCGAGGGCCGCTTCGTCGTCGCTGGCCCCCAGTACCCCGAGGGCGTGGTGTGGCCGTCCAACGTGGAGCGCGTGCAGCACCTGGCGCCGCCGGAGCACGCTGCGTTCTACACCGCGCAGCGCTTCACGCTGAACGTCACCCGCAGGGACATGGTGCGCGCCGGGTACTCGCCGAGCGTGCGGCTGTTCGAGGCGGCCGCGTGCGGTGTGCCCATCATCAGCGACGCGTGGGAGGGGCTGGACGCCTTCTTCACGCCGGGCGTCGAAATCCTGGTGTCGCACGACGCGCGGGAGACGCTCGGCTACCTGCGTGAGCTGCCGGAGGCGGAGCGTCAGGCGGTGGCTCTGCGGGCCCGGGCGCGAGTGCTGGCCGAGCACACGGCGGAGCACCGCGCGCGGACGCTGGAGGGGTATGCGCGAGAGGCCGCGTCCGGCCGCGCGCCATGA
- a CDS encoding DUF2256 and DUF3253 domain-containing protein, with the protein MASPPPPKPCAVCGRAITWRKKWARDWEQVRYCSDACRGKRTAARDSPWEARILELLSQRAGGATVCPSEVARASGEDDWRACMEPVREAARRLVARGVLDIVQGGRVVDPSTARGPIRLRLRA; encoded by the coding sequence ATGGCCTCCCCACCGCCTCCCAAGCCCTGCGCCGTCTGCGGCCGCGCCATCACCTGGCGCAAGAAGTGGGCACGCGACTGGGAACAGGTGCGGTACTGCTCGGACGCGTGCCGGGGGAAGCGGACCGCCGCGCGGGATTCCCCGTGGGAGGCGCGCATCCTGGAGCTGCTCTCCCAGCGGGCAGGCGGCGCCACCGTGTGCCCCTCGGAGGTGGCCCGGGCCTCGGGGGAAGACGACTGGCGCGCGTGCATGGAGCCCGTGCGCGAGGCGGCGCGCAGGCTCGTCGCGCGGGGCGTGCTGGACATCGTCCAGGGGGGCAGGGTGGTGGACCCGTCCACCGCGCGCGGGCCCATCCGGCTGCGGCTGCGCGCCTGA